The sequence below is a genomic window from Phoenix dactylifera cultivar Barhee BC4 chromosome 16, palm_55x_up_171113_PBpolish2nd_filt_p, whole genome shotgun sequence.
TATTTCTTTCCTAAGAATTATAGCTGTTGAGATTGCCACTTATCTGTCTTCTTCAGACATGCATTAACCTCAGAAGTTCAGACAATGAGTTTTGAATGCTAAACTACCACTAAACCTGTTCTGACATATCTTTTGTTGACTTAGAATGTTAAGTATGCTATGTTAACATCTCTTAGAATTCATATTACATCTTACAAGATGTTGAGTCTACAAtctaaatgaattcaagtcacTCATGGATCATGCTAGACCTGGACATGATGGATTCGATATGCAACTTTAGTCTCACCCAATATCTGTTCCATCTTTATCACAAAGTACTTTTTTTGACATTTTAATATGGAAAAGGTGTTTTCTACTCTTTTTCAAGAATAGAACTGCAAATATATCCTTAATATGGGCCTTAACATGAAACTTTGTATCCGACTGATGCATGGCCCaaatttccataatttttaggcATAATGTTATTGCTCGATGGATGTGAATTTCTATCATCCAGTCACATGGATGGTGGGTTTTGTTTTAAACGAAATAGGGTCTGGATGGCAGAGCCCCTCTTCTGGCAGCCTCTGGAGGCCCCtccttctctttccccctcccttcctccccctttctctctctctttttctccctctccccctcctttgTTGGCTTCTCATTTTGAATGTTGGAACCATCTTGGTCCGCCGCCGGTATGGCTTGGTATGCCCCGAATCGGATGGGTTCAGGACGGTTCCACATTACTTGGTTTTATATGAAGTTTCTACTTGAACAATATAATGATAGATATGTTAAAGAAATTCTTATTATGAAAATGTATATTCATATTGTAATGTAGTCTTGAAATTTGAAAAAGTTGTATCTAAGAAAGGCTTGTACAGTGCTATTGTAGCAGTTGCAGGACATTGAAGCCACTAATTTTATCCCACTGTTTGTAGCCATAAGTTGTTGGCTGATAAAAGAACATATCCAAGTCCATGCGGTTGTATCTTTCTTGTAAAAAGAATATTATGCATTTTCAGAAATACATCTTAGTGGTGGAACCTGGGAACTGAGAAGTACTGACTCATCATAAAAACTAGTTCTAATTGCACCCTTATTAGTTACTTGTAGTAGGCAGACTCACCATCCTTCATAAGTGTCTGCATTATGAAACACCAAGTTGCTTTGAATTGTCAGATGTTAAAGTATTAATTAAAAGAACTAGTCAGGTAAAGACTTTGATCTTAGGGAGAATGATGGGCTTCTAAGTAATTTATCTACGCTCAAGTTTTAGCACTAGCATGACCTAAAAGGAGTTCATAGGATATCAATAATTCCTTTTAGGGATCAAGATTTGCTAACCGCAAACATTTGCAGAACTTACAATAGTCATTTTActattttctgtttcttttgttttcgcATGGCAGGACATGTCTACATAAGAGTTTTGATTAAGAGGTTTTCTTATTTGGTTTTTATACAAGAGTTTTTCTATGTTGCTTTGTTGTTTATCTTGTATAGGATCTTTTATTCTTcacttatttatttttctcttacTTTCTGCATTCTCAATTGGTAGTTCTGGAGACTCGACAGCAAGAATTTGGACAATTCCAAATGGCCCTTGTGGTTCCAGTATGCAAGTTTCACCTCCAAATGTATATGTTCTGAAACATTTCAAGGGTAGAACTAATGAAAAGAGCAAGGACGTTACAACCCTAGATTGGAATGTGAGTTCCTCTCGTACTGTAATTGTGTGGCTGATATATTAAACTCtgaaataaatattttctaatgcAAATTTTCGAATTCAAACTCTAGAAAAGCTGGTTGCTGCAGTTGTAAGTCTGGTTGTGTTCTAGATATCCTTTTAGGAACTTTTGTTGATTCGTCCCTCTTCACCTGTATCTGTATAGGGAGAAGGTACACTACTTGCAACAGGTTCCTATGATGGGCAGGCAAGAATATGGAGTAGGGATGGTAAGttgttatagcatgatttttcattttgtttAATTGTTTGTTTTGCTCCTGTTGTATGTTTTCTTTAATATTTCATTTTCCTCAACTCGTTATGATATTGTCTATGCTTTTGATGTTTAAAGTTTTCCTTATGCTATTTCCTATGCCTTCTGAAGTTTAAAGTTTATGGCAGTTGTTTGGGCTGTAGGGCAAGGCACCATATGGTTAGATCAGATCCTTGTACTTTCTTTCCTACTTTATTTGCATGATGATGACATGTGGATGGAGAGATAACTTGAGCATTATCAGTCTTAATGCAATATTTTTATGCGCTTCTTTCCACTTTTTATATATTGTCACTATTGTCTGTATTACTACACTGTAAGGTTAGATTTTTCCCCCTTCTAGATGAAAGTTGTATCAGAAGAACATTTTCTCAGGTCAATTTCTTCTTTTAAGATCTAATCATGATGCGTGGGTGCATGACAAGCATATACACCTTCTATTTATTACAAATGATGTCTGTCTCCACTTTCTGAGACCATAATTATTTGCCTGCTAAGGTATATCAGTTTTGTGGGCttctttaaactttgtttgttggATGAGCTGCGGTTATGAGTGGTTCCTAGGCACTTTGCCGAGATTTTGACTAGCAGAAGATCTGAAAATGCTGGGGTCACCATCACCAAGACTGCCACGGTCGTACATATTTATTCATATGTGACATATTTGTTGACAGATTTGCATATATGTATACACGTGGATGCGCATGCACATGACATGTTGAATGATATCTACTTGTCTAGTATATTTGAAATCAAAGAGGGATCAAATtgttttgaaaagaacaaatatAACTTAATAGAAATGTTAAACAAGTGACCCTAATTGCTGTTCCAGTCATTTTCAGCAATTTACACCGAGCTATGACAACAATGATAGAATTGTTTTAAATCGTCAATGAATCTTGCAATATAACAATCACATGTAAGGCATGTTAAACATTAATCTTTTGAAATTAGTATATGGCTGAACTAAGAATTGATTAATTTTGCACTAAGTTGGTAGCTGGGAACTGATCTTGTACAAagtcaattattttttttgacggACTGCCTGGGCAATAAGCTAGGTATATCACCTCAGGTTCTTTGGGCTATTTTACAATTTTGTTTCAATGTTGCACTTCGTTTGCATCTTAGAAAAATTCTTGTTTCAGCTTTGGACAAATCCTTAACCAAGGGTTTGGATTAAAATATTTGGTCTCCTACTAGAAAcacttaaattattaagaacaACGATAGGATTAAAAAGTATTAGGTAAAAGGAGGGTTTTTAGAAAATGACAAAAACATGCGACATCTAGAGTGTTAAAGTACCTTCtacatgctctttttttttcttgaagtgaagcagaatacatggACTATAGTAGTTTTATGCTTTTCATGTTTTGCCATAAAGAAGTAGGTTGTTTGGTGCCCCATGTTTGCTGGAAACTTGTTTGCCTCTTTGCCACCTTACCAATTGAAACTCCGAGAATAATATCATAAGATTATCAATTGGAGGCCTAGTATTTACCAAGAAAAGCTTTAATGCTATTCATATCTTAAGATTTAATTAAGTTAACATCATCATTGAACTCTCAGACTTAATTTAGTACATATTGTTGGTTAACTtacatttttctttgatgagcAACATTGTGGAGATGCTTCATACTATAATCACCTAAAACCAAGTAACTTTGGTAACCTAATTTTAGTCTCTAGCATGATATGCTGTACTGGTCGGTACTGGTCagtaccgagcgtaccgtaccggtaccgatgggtaccggtatcggtacgcctGGCATaccgcataccgtaccgtaccgacattcgGTACGCCTATattagtgcggcaccggtacggggttcggtaccggtacggcgaaccttggtctCTAGCCTAAAGGTCTTAGCTCGAACTTTAGGGTTTCTTTTGGAGGTTAAGCTTCCCATCAACAATTATGTATAATAAAGTAATTTGTACGATATAACCAAATCATTAAGGCATAAATACATGCATTTTATTTATGATATGTACCTTTTTATGTAAAGATCATAAAGTTAGTACTTTATTATTGATTCTACAATGTTAAATTCTTGTATCCTTTCTATAAATTTTGTTTGGATATTTTGTTTTTGGCACATTTCAGTGACAGTTTTATGGTGAATGGTGAatagagaataaaaaaaaaatgaaatttttGTATCCTTTCTATAAATTTTGTTTGGatattttgtttttggcatattTCAGTGACAGTTTTATGGTGAATGGTGAAtagagaattaaaaaaaaatgatttgtttCCTCATCTCGAGACTATTTCTGGCACTCTTTTCAGAATCATGTGTATTATAAGGCACCAAAATGTTAAATTATCTAATCCTTTCTGTTAATTTTGTTTTTGCCATCTTTGGGTTAAACAGGGGAATTGAGGAATACTTTAATTAAACATAAAGGACCAATTTTCTCCCTGAAATGGAATAAGAAGGGTGATTTTCTCCTTAGTGGAAGTGTAGATAAAACTGCTATTGTGTGGGATACGAAAACATGGGAGTGTAAGCAACAATTTGAATTTCACTCAGGTACTGTGTTCTTGCTATAATTACTTATATGTTTTTGTGCGTTGCTTCTAACGTTAGTGAAATATGACAGCACTGAAGTGTTTGACTTATGTTTATCTTTTCAGCTCCGACGCTTGATGTTGATTGGAGAAACAATAATTCTTTTGCAACATGCTCAACAGACAATATGATTTATGTTTGTAAGATTGGTGAGAATCGTCCAATTAAGGGTTTCTCTGGGCATCAGGTTTGTCCATTTTAATCTATTGATAATCATGGTGTGCTTTAActaataatttgattaaatctCATTTGAGTTCCATTGTCATTCTGCCAATGTGATGCGCATCTCCCTTCATTATATGTGCAACTACAAAAACAACAAGCTAATTTCATAGCTTTATCTAACTGTATTCTCCTTAATCCTTGTGCATTTTTTCCCTGGAACATGTGGCTCTGAAGTCAACCTTTGCTCTTAACCAGACACGTGCTATGTCAGTTTGATAAAAAGTTTCAAGACTGATTTATAGTCTGCTGGTGCTTGTAAGCAATGAAGTATCAGTTCCTATATATCATCAACTTGTTAAGTTTTGGGTTTttaaaaactaaaatatatgcaatttaaaaacatggcATATCCGTGCCTTCTTATAATTCTAGTTAAGGTTTCTTTTAATCTTGTGGAGTATGGTCAAAGTGTATCTTCTTGGGCAGTGTTGACAAGTCTCTATTTGTCTAGCCAGCTTGATCAGATCCATTGCCGATTAGACTAGGATGACTtcattatattaattaaaacaaTTCAAAGCAAGCAATATAATGGAAGAACTGTTTGAACTAGACAGGGTTGTTTATACTGCAGAGCCCGCTAGATGATTCGTTGAAACTACAGAGGAAAAAAATAAGGAATGCAAAGTTTTTTGGCTTAAAAAATGAAAGGTGCTTTGGGTAAAAGATGGAAGGCCAATGCTGTAATGATTGTCACTTTAGTACTGATTAATGAAAGATCTTGTAGAATATAGGTAAAACCTGTACACGAAAAAATTCCTCATTGGGCCACtgcaagtattttttttttcaggctgTCTTGTGGATCAACTCCTGCTTGAAGTGAAAACTATCATCTCTATCCTAAAAAATCATGATTATTCTCTACAGTGGCATACCAAGGCTCCGGAGCTTTTAGTTTCTTTTGAAAAATGGAATCTTTTTTATGTTGTAAACAAGAGATGAACGGCCACTATTGAGCTACACTTGTTATGACTGGTAGAAGCTTGAAGCATCATTCAGTACCAACAAATCCATATTTGAGCATTTCAGCCcaaatttataattatttaaaataaacttagttcaaaaaaaaagagaagtggaaaaatcagaaaaaatatcaaaaatttgaaatttataaaagaaaatatagcAGCGATTGCTACATTGTATTGCCAATCTAGTAGAGGTTATAGAAAAGTTTCCATAAAGTTAAAAATATCTTATGCATATAATCGTTGATATATTAAGAAAAGAAGGATGTAATAGATGAGAGCctaaaaatactaaaatcaagtgATACACTAGTAAGTAGGAAGGGTTCATGCTTTGCTAACAAGGCCATAGATCTCaaaaacttttaatttcttaGGATGAAATCACTTGTTACATGGAAAATGCTTATTGTCTATGTTGCATTTTTGTGTCAATTCTGATAAATCAACAAATAtgcataacaaataaatcaacaATTTTTAACACCTCTCTTTGAGTCTTTCTTTAGGGGATGTGCTATTTGATAGCCTCCTGTCTCAACATAATTATGTTGGatatgatgattttttttaaacggTTAGATAGTTATAAATTAGGGAAATAGTTTGATAAAGTGATCACTTGTACCAGCAAAGTTACTGCTTGCCCTTAGTTGAAGATTGGATACCTGGTTTTTAATATGTCCATGCTCTTTGAGTAACTATAGTTCCATTTCAGAGTTCAAGCCTCTATAAACTATAGCGCATGCTAGTGCAAAATAATCAGCTATAATTGAAAATATTCTCTGCTGGTTGAAATAGAGATTGTGAAATTCAGTTGGCATGAGAGAATAATTCATCAGTTATTCATTTCAGGGTGAAGTTAATGCCATCAAATGGGATCCAACTGGTTCACTGTTGGCTTCATGTTCTGATGATGGAACTGCTAAGGTAACTGAACATCCCTGAAGCAAGAACTGTTTCTGTATGGCTTAGCTTTACGTGTCATTTGGATGTCTTTCCATGTCCATCATATCCATATGTTACCagatttaaaatatattatagtcAACATTTGTACATCCTTCTCTTAAGTTATATTCTTTTAGTCAATTTAAGGTGTCACTTTTATTTTGTGTAGAGCCATATTTTCTTATTGTTTGAGGATAACTGTAAACATAATCTCAACTATCAAATGTTGTCCCAGCTATCTATAAGCAGCTAATACAATGCTGTTTTCAATAGacaattcaatttttttctaaaaattctgCTTCAATTTATGAATGGTTTTCAACCTGCTTCAACCATTTTACTTTTTCTATCTTGGCTTGGGACATCATCTGCCACGATATGGTATTGTACTATTTGTTCCTAGACATTATGCCCAACTCCTTGAATTTACTCGATGGTCCCTGATATTTGACGTGGAATATAAGTAGCTGTCTGGTGCAAGaacctaaaaagaaaatttacttCGAACCAGCCTCCTTGTTCCATTTGATAAGTGGAAACTTTTACTAGAGATTGAATCTGATGTCTTGTATAAAATTTTGACAGATTTGGAGTCTGAAGCAGGACAAATGTCTGCACGACTTCAAGGAGCATAGCAAGGTTCTGGATCTTTTGCTTAACATAACACCTTTTAGACAACTTTGTTACAGatcttgaatatttttttttcaggaaATATATACTATTAGATGGAGCCCCACAGGTCAGGGTACAAATAACCCCAATCAGCAATTGGTGCTGGCAAGGTgatctttttcttaatatttctaATACTGAGTTTGACTATATATGTCTCAAGCACTTGTTACTAGGAGTATTTTGACCCGTAATGAATAGGCTAGCATATTTTGGATTATAGCTTTAGATCTAGGTGTATTTGACCCCTAATGAATAGGCTAGCATATTTTGGTTTGTAGCTTCAGAACTTAAATGTGTACTGGTGCCTCATATTACCATGCATAGTCATACCCCATGGGTTTCACAATTAGCTAGGAAGGACCTAATTATCCATCCTTGTCATGTTtggtggcaaaaaaaaaaaaaaaaatcaaagagatGAATTGTGTATTTTCTTTAAACCTGGTTTATTATCCCAAATCAACTAATTTGAGATCTCTATCCTGTTCCTTATTGGTTAAGTGTAATTATTTTAAGTGTGACTTGTTTTTGTTggggcacttttttttttttttaatttgcccGTAAAATAACGAGCTTCCAGTCCCTGCCTAATCAATGACCTCATCATGAATTAAAAAGTTTGTTTTCGCAAAGCTATGGATTAGTTCTACTATGGCTGGAGCCTGGGACATGTTAATACTGTTCCCTTGTTTGTTGATTTTGGGTTTTATTTTTCACTTATGTGGGCCTTTTCTCGGCTCTCTTTCTAGTATGCTTATGCTTTGTCATGGAAAACCAGATATGTAGAAGAGATGATATAATGAGAGGTTGTCAGCTATTCCTTTCTTTACAGCCTGTGTAACTACTTACATTTTATATGGAGTTGAagagcaaaatcaatttagGTATTGGTCGTATGTTTTCTTTAATTGGTAAATTGATGGTATATAGTCCAAATAGTGTCAAACCCAAACATCAATCTGTAAACTAGAATAATGTTTTTGGGGGCAAGCTTAGGTGGTCACAATGTTCTTTTGCTAGTTTTTGACTATCTGCTTTTAGACTGCAATTCTTTGAACAGTGTCTGGCATGCTGGCAAATAGTAATTAGTTTGCTTTAGgaatttcagagtataagatatGTGAAGAATGTCGCGCGATACTTGGGAGTACTATTTATGACCTACAGATATCAGTTATCACTGTGCTAACCTGACCAGTTAACTTGTGTTCTGTTTCTTAATGTGTTCTTTACCTCTGTGGACTTTCTGCCACATGaaacaagtgcttcaaattgtGATTTAGGTTTCGGTATTAACTTATACCATGACCAATGAACTAGTGTAGAACACTGTACTTTTTGGCGCTTTATAATTGTTTTTGTTATTTCATCATATTGAAAGGTAATCTGCAGTCAAGGTGGTCATCGAAGACTTCCTTGCTTGAGAATCCTTTTTAACAGATCTGAGTTCCCCCCTCCTCCCTCCCTTGGTCCTGGTTTCCTACCATCGAAATCCATATGACACTGCCAGCATGTTGCATTTTTTCTGTAAAAACATTTCTGTGATCATGACTCTGTAGAAAGGCATCCCTCAGCAGCAGGAAGGTGCAGAACAAAATATGAAAGCATGGATACCAGCACATCCACCAACACAACTTGCACATTAGTTTCAGGTTGTTTAGGTTATATTGCTTTTATTGAATAGTTATACTGGTGAATATATTGTGCTTTTATTGCATCtaatggctacaatgcatccttGAACTGATTTTTTTTGCACTGAGGTAAATACTTTGATCTTTCAAGAAATTGTTCATAAGAAATCTTAAGGTGCAAATGATATGCTCAATAAGCCTCTCCAGAGCCATGATACCAGCCTTACATATCTACTATGTATTGCAAATTCACAATCGCTTCTAGCAATATCACTCTCTCTCCTGGCTACTATTAATCACTGATTTTGGCAAATATACAGTGCATCCTTTGACTCGACGATAAAGCTATGGGATGTGGAGCTAGGACGCCTTCTGTACAGCTTAGATGGTCACAGGTACGACTGCAGACGCAATGCATGACATTGATGTTTTAATTAAGGTGATGATAATGTTTTTCTAACCATCAATTTCTAATTATATAAATACCAGGCAACAGGTATACTCTGTGGCATTTAGTCCAAATGGAGAGTATTTGGCAAGTGGGTCCTTGGATCAATGCCTGCATATATGGTCAGTGAGAGAAGGGAGGATTCTGAAGACATATAGGGGAGGTGGTGGCATTTTCGAAGTCTGTTGGAACAGGGAAGGCGACAAAATTGCAGCCTGTTTCTCCAATAACACAGTATGTGTAATGGATTTCAGAATGTAGGCGGCTGTTGGTATCCTAGGAACAATCTACTAAGAGGCTtgacttagggttttcgagGATGGCAGATCTAAGAATATGCCTTGTAATTGCATGTTGTTTCATTTGTTACCCTTCATTTTAACCTGATCATGTTAATCAGTGTTGCACTCTGACTGAAGTATGCAAAATGCTTGAGAACTCCATGTTTAAGGAAGAAAGTGTATATAAGATTATTCTTCAAGCTGGACTCATGCTCTGGATATTTAT
It includes:
- the LOC103700829 gene encoding WD40 repeat-containing protein HOS15-like, with translation MTKSTITSTELNYLVFRYLQESGFTHSSFALGYEAGINKCDIDGNIVPPGALVTIVQKGLQYIELEANLDSSELDVDDDFSLLQPLDLITKDVDELQQIIREKKKEKLLKERDKEKEKDKEHVQEHERQPGGERDRERQDRDKDQERNKEKMERDKEQEREKEKQHAERKDKARLDENGGCGGPEPMDVTPSSQSVPHEICSSDVTTLEGHSSEVFACAWSPAGSLLASGSGDSTARIWTIPNGPCGSSMQVSPPNVYVLKHFKGRTNEKSKDVTTLDWNGEGTLLATGSYDGQARIWSRDGELRNTLIKHKGPIFSLKWNKKGDFLLSGSVDKTAIVWDTKTWECKQQFEFHSAPTLDVDWRNNNSFATCSTDNMIYVCKIGENRPIKGFSGHQGEVNAIKWDPTGSLLASCSDDGTAKIWSLKQDKCLHDFKEHSKEIYTIRWSPTGQGTNNPNQQLVLASASFDSTIKLWDVELGRLLYSLDGHRQQVYSVAFSPNGEYLASGSLDQCLHIWSVREGRILKTYRGGGGIFEVCWNREGDKIAACFSNNTVCVMDFRM